The genomic stretch GCCACCTTACATCTGtgttaatttcataaaaaaaaatattaggtacctgTGTACCGCGGTTTCATTCGCAGACAAAAACTTTCAACCTTATATTTAAGTAacgttttgaaaaatccttcatttgaaaacaataaaaacgcACCAAATTATAATTGCTAGGTACTTACTCAACATCCTTATTAATAGAACAAGATATGAATTGGCGGTTTCTGAAAACACTGGTATAGAGGAAGGGTCCATGACAACTGTGGGACTTGGGGTCTATTTTGCACGCAGATATTATTCCCACCACTCGTTCCTTGCCTTGGTATCTAACTAGGAGGGGACCTCCATGATCAttctagaaataataataaaaacaatgtttttagttaaaagtattaaaactCTCCTACATAACATacacagattaaaaaattatgaacgTACCTAATCCGTTTTGATTTATGTTCATTGTGATCTTAAAATAACAAGTAATTCTTTTACCAGCAGTTAGcaagaaaatgtttattttcataaatttaagTCGCGagataggtaagtaaataaataaggtaaGTAAggaatatgaaaattattgatcaattTGTACCTAGAATGTAGAAGCAGAATGTTATTAGAGACCACACCCAACACATTGACtgtctaaataaatatgtattgcaCTTACTTCACAAAAGCCTCCCTGCTTGTTAGACCGCCGGGCTGTATAGTCATCTGGGTCCCGTAGATGCCTGCCCAAGTCTACATGCACGGACTGCAGGTCTTCAGAAGGTTCCAAATGCCGCCTTGATTCCACATCCGTGCAGTTTGCGTATTTTTTCTGCAGAGTTCGATTTTTATGATATAGCTATTAACtatataattcatatttctttaaaaaaaatcaaaataaggTTGCCTgacttaatataattaatattaatgatacACTGTTCGTTGTATTATATCatacatccttcctctatgATTATATCTTATCACAtctaacggtgcatttacatcaaactaAAATAGAGCTTAAGCTAGAGgaagaaaattatttcgtgatcttttataGTGTCATaaaatcttttcgaacgcactaagaacaacgaaagaatgctctacgcctgtttacactaaaataattttacatagtgggttagaatgagcattcgctcgtttgatgtaaatccACCGTAAAATCATCCTTCATCCTTCTTTTACAACAACTACAAAAAAGAGACGACGACAGAACCAATTTCATCACTAAAATATAGACCATACATCACAAATTTCACTGAGCCTCTTCATAACATCTTTAGTGCAGATCATATACTGGGTGATAATGCTCCTGAACCTTTGAGCCCACTTCTTAGCACACTGCTCGTTGTCCATAATGCACACTTTGGCTTCTTGCAAATATTTCGAGTTTTCTGGTATGTGCACGCTCTCACGACGATATACAccctaaattaaaaatattataacactctgtaatgattttttttgttctgaataaatatttcaccACCATAACATAAAAGTTCGcaccaattttaattttatgttatctCATAAATGGAAGAATTGACCGGCGAAATTATGTTAACGACAGAAGACTGTTTATGAAGTAGAAATTCCACCAAATTCTTTAAATTGCAttccatattttaaaaaaaattggtacatttatgaattaaaaaagaatatcCATAAGTCCACGAGAAACCTCACCTCTCTAAACTGATTGCCGCTACCCCAGCCAGCGATGAATCCCTTAGTTCCAGACTTTTCCAATTCTCTACTAACATTGTTATAGCACACAAGATCGGTTGCGAACTCACAGCCATTCTCAACTACACCCAGTTTGAATGGCTTGTCCACTTTTACTATGGCTATGTCATTGGCGGACCATTTTATGCTGTCGTGAAAGTCGAATTTGTAATCTAGAATAGAAAAGATCTttgtgttattaaatattaaccaGATGAAACTAGAGATAAGTAAAAACTAACAGCATAGATGTAATGCTTGCAACTATGTACTTTTCTACTCttaaaagatttattataGCTATAACTACAGTGTGGAAATTTTTCCAAAATCTTTGAATGcagttctatttctttttaaaaaataaggaatgtttccttttagcaaaataaactattttcagTATTTAAAGTACTTTCCCTCTAGGGCCcatcgaaaatttccacactgTATAGTCCCAAGTCCTATAATCGAAGCTTggatcataatatttttttattttgttattttacttACCTATCTATTTTGTGACTGCCAAATTGTAGATAATACTCACTCTTAGGTATACACTTCCAAACAACTTTCCGTCTGTGTTTGCAAACGCATTCGTCGTTCTTATAATCGAAGCTATCTACAAACTTTGTAGTGCCAGAGACAATGTAGAAATGATCAGCGTCTTCCACACAAGCTGCTGACGTCATTACATAGGAAGGGTGGACGATGACACCTCCGCAGAGCCAGCCGCGGTATTTGTGAGCTTTAGCTGACTCTTTTGTTAGTTGGAGGTATACCTGATTTACGAAAACACCAGATATGAGGAATAATAGTAAAGTGAAAAGGAAGGGAAGTAAAAGGTCGTTGTAACCGGTTTTTTACAAATTGCTCATGTAGGTATGGTAtgattaatatacctactgttGACTTCAATGTTATTCCTTTGGAATATTAAATACACTATCCAACTTTCAAACGAAGAGGAAATAACGGTCCCTGACTATAACCAAACTGTCTTAAAAAAGTGCGACATTTTTTCTATGAGcttaaatcataaattaatcTATTGTTTAATTCTTACAAATAGTTACCATATAAGGTCGCTTCCCAATACCAACTCTCTTGCTATACAGAATCCGCCTCGTGTCTACAATCGTGGTGTTCTCGTAATCCCACCCATCGTCTGCGATCTCTTCAATCTCAGTGTTTGAGCTGTTCGTTACGGTGTGATTGTGTCCATCGTTGTTAGTGTGTTTTTGGGTTGTTGGATTTGCTAGTACAATGCCTAGAGCTTAAACATTGTtgtgaatttaatttgttttaattcatattattctaTCTACATAACTACCTCTAATTTATTGTTCTTATATTagattacatttatattataatatgtttgtggtATATTagctaaataattataaattgaaaggCAACTTtgataatcatttatttaccaGTAGGtatcttgtttttttattcccATGCAATAAAGACTATATTGTTTAAGCTATTACCTATATTGGTTAAAAGAGCAGACCGAAAGTGAGCGGATAAtgctatataaaaatgtacacgCAAGGAACGGTGATATCAGTagaaattattgtttgttatttctatattattcgAGTTATATTCAGAATTCAGATTagtattaaagaaaatattttcttacctATTGTAAACAGGAAACATAACGACAAGGAGGTCGTCATTTCAAACccaatatcaatttaaaaaggCAATCTTTCTATGCAGGTTTATTGAtgctgtttttaattatatgctCAATTTATTACGTTGCCTCAGGACatcaaaaataatgatttgtaaACTAATTGAAGTTTATTCAATAACTGAATTTTCCACaactaacattttttttaaataaatggttataataaaaatatggcaTTTTATTATCCTGAACCTGATccttttattttgatatttcgtTAGTTAATTGTGCTATATCCAGTCTACATAAACATTTAATGAAGAATACTTAGTCATGATTATCACTGACTAGCGATCCGCCCTGCTTTCGCTCGTAGTATCTAAAGGTAGAATTTTTGAAACGATCCAATActtagttcctgagattagcttgtcaaacaaacaaaatcttcagctttatattataagtatcgatagtatagatttactaTGTCTAACTACCTACAAGTTTTAACTGCAATGAAGTTTATCGAATAcataagtattaagtatatcgaaaatcgaaattaatgaaaagcacattaattatgtattggGTTTTCAAACCcatgatatatttttgtatatatcgAAGTCCCAGACAGTGATTTCAAACAATTTCTGTTCTTTATCTAGGatcaataaaaacacaataagtattcataaacacaatatttatttaaactcaaGATACATGTGATTTATTAGCAACTCGATGGTCATCAGCTCGCATTATGAAGCCGCTGCTTGAGAACACTTTATCATCAGCCACTGGAGGAATGCCTTCACCGGCGGTTGCAGCTAGTTCGTTCTTTGCTGGGCTGTGGATTAAATATATAGGCtttgatttatattgtatcaatggggatattatgataaagagtttttaagctattgcatagcttctatcgcgggccttgagcgcggggaccgaatcgagaaattccgtaacgaaaaaacctcacgctccccactccgacgggcggatgtgtggcttgaaggcatagcatgcaatagctttaccgcggcagtccccgagtgccacacgtctttttttataattcggAGCAGGTAGTGCAGGTACTCTTGCCATGATTTAATCTTTCATTATGACATCTGTAAATATGTATACGAATAATCCACGCAAAATTAA from Colias croceus chromosome 24, ilColCroc2.1 encodes the following:
- the LOC123702762 gene encoding uncharacterized protein LOC123702762 isoform X1 → MTTSLSLCFLFTIALGIVLANPTTQKHTNNDGHNHTVTNSSNTEIEEIADDGWDYENTTIVDTRRILYSKRVGIGKRPYMVYLQLTKESAKAHKYRGWLCGGVIVHPSYVMTSAACVEDADHFYIVSGTTKFVDSFDYKNDECVCKHRRKVVWKCIPKNYKFDFHDSIKWSANDIAIVKVDKPFKLGVVENGCEFATDLVCYNNVSRELEKSGTKGFIAGWGSGNQFREGVYRRESVHIPENSKYLQEAKVCIMDNEQCAKKWAQRFRSIITQYMICTKDVMKRLSEICDKKYANCTDVESRRHLEPSEDLQSVHVDLGRHLRDPDDYTARRSNKQGGFCENDHGGPLLVRYQGKERVVGIISACKIDPKSHSCHGPFLYTSVFRNRQFISCSINKDVEESCRRVFRSGITHEEWDVNWDNVEEDDDTNKAAAGSSDNDKADEDSDGDRDVLREESPKKKPAKTKDSGEANDDDDENQTAKLKHSKKEKPKEKHTKQKSKSKTKKGKRRGKDKNSNSRSEVKAMSYESSRDDNVNEPDEE
- the LOC123702762 gene encoding uncharacterized protein LOC123702762 isoform X2 yields the protein MTSAACVEDADHFYIVSGTTKFVDSFDYKNDECVCKHRRKVVWKCIPKSEYYLQFGSHKIDYKFDFHDSIKWSANDIAIVKVDKPFKLGVVENGCEFATDLVCYNNVSRELEKSGTKGFIAGWGSGNQFREGVYRRESVHIPENSKYLQEAKVCIMDNEQCAKKWAQRFRSIITQYMICTKDVMKRLSEICDKKYANCTDVESRRHLEPSEDLQSVHVDLGRHLRDPDDYTARRSNKQGGFCENDHGGPLLVRYQGKERVVGIISACKIDPKSHSCHGPFLYTSVFRNRQFISCSINKDVEESCRRVFRSGITHEEWDVNWDNVEEDDDTNKAAAGSSDNDKADEDSDGDRDVLREESPKKKPAKTKDSGEANDDDDENQTAKLKHSKKEKPKEKHTKQKSKSKTKKGKRRGKDKNSNSRSEVKAMSYESSRDDNVNEPDEE